A window of Haliscomenobacter hydrossis DSM 1100 contains these coding sequences:
- a CDS encoding T9SS type A sorting domain-containing protein, with amino-acid sequence MYIKLEPHPYQLLPNPFSEEILLHIDENSVLIKGMFQLYNVQGQLVYRKTLTSSSSIRIEPGLLPAGIYFYSIKDYQGNIRGSGKLLRK; translated from the coding sequence TTGTACATCAAATTAGAGCCGCACCCGTACCAACTCCTCCCCAATCCTTTTTCAGAAGAAATTTTGCTACACATAGACGAAAACTCAGTGTTGATTAAGGGCATGTTTCAGTTGTATAACGTTCAAGGGCAGCTTGTATATAGGAAGACCCTCACCAGTAGCTCGTCCATAAGAATAGAGCCAGGACTACTTCCTGCTGGAATTTACTTTTATTCGATTAAGGATTACCAAGGCAACATTCGAGGAAGTGGAAAACTACTACGTAAATAG
- a CDS encoding ISKra4-like element ISHhy1 family transposase (programmed frameshift) — MEKSYKIESDGSISITFNFKPEGSMLEQEEQIAAALSEAGRLASELSLKSFDTGGESIIVNNEKLSSRGEEKKNYETAWGRVSISRHVYQRSRGGKIYVPLEVGARVVGGNCTPYLSKMVSWKYAQLAASRVCEDMAMHHHRSISRKLVQKIGSEVGLIAWDKEMEWSYDLPELKEVVKCVAISRDGTTTPIIGQGYRETMCGTISLYNKTGDRLHTIYKACAPEKGKEGFDRVMNKEVEEIKALFPSAKYVGLADGAANNWTYLNGCTTEQVLDFYHATEHLSEVSVAMEPNEERRKKWLDEACHDLKHRPKAAVFLFRELQAKQKEYGEHPPQVLLDNLTYLSNNLKRMDYCRFLKNGFPIGSGVTEAACKVLAKQRLSGSGMRWHLHKVQDMLLIRELVCTRGRWEQFWAFYDQIRA; from the exons ATGGAAAAGTCATACAAAATAGAATCAGACGGGAGTATAAGCATCACCTTCAATTTTAAACCAGAAGGGAGCATGCTGGAGCAAGAAGAGCAGATAGCGGCGGCGTTATCAGAGGCGGGTCGTCTAGCGAGCGAACTATCGCTGAAAAGCTTCGATACGGGAGGAGAAAGCATTATCGTAAACAACGAAAAGCTGAGTAGTCGGGGTGAGGA GAAAAAAAACTACGAAACCGCCTGGGGTCGAGTAAGCATTAGTCGCCATGTTTACCAGCGGAGTCGGGGAGGAAAAATATACGTTCCATTAGAAGTAGGGGCAAGGGTAGTTGGCGGAAATTGCACGCCGTATCTGAGTAAAATGGTGAGTTGGAAATACGCTCAATTAGCCGCATCGCGGGTCTGCGAGGACATGGCAATGCACCATCATCGAAGCATTAGTCGGAAATTGGTACAAAAAATAGGGAGTGAGGTAGGTCTGATCGCCTGGGACAAAGAGATGGAGTGGTCATATGATTTACCTGAGCTAAAAGAGGTAGTAAAGTGTGTGGCGATCAGCCGAGATGGGACGACGACACCGATTATTGGTCAGGGGTATCGAGAAACGATGTGCGGCACGATTAGTTTGTACAACAAAACTGGAGATCGCCTTCATACCATTTATAAAGCGTGTGCCCCCGAAAAGGGTAAAGAAGGCTTTGATCGGGTCATGAACAAAGAGGTAGAGGAAATTAAAGCCTTATTCCCTTCAGCCAAGTATGTTGGCTTGGCCGATGGAGCAGCCAATAACTGGACTTACCTCAATGGATGCACAACTGAGCAGGTTCTGGATTTTTACCATGCCACTGAGCACCTCAGCGAGGTGAGTGTGGCGATGGAACCAAACGAGGAACGACGTAAGAAGTGGCTGGATGAAGCCTGTCATGACTTGAAACACCGACCTAAAGCTGCGGTTTTTTTATTCAGAGAGCTCCAAGCCAAACAAAAAGAATATGGTGAGCATCCGCCGCAGGTATTATTGGACAACCTCACCTACTTGAGTAACAACCTTAAACGAATGGACTACTGCCGATTCCTCAAAAACGGCTTCCCGATTGGATCAGGAGTTACTGAGGCAGCCTGCAAAGTCCTGGCCAAACAACGCTTGAGCGGTTCAGGTATGCGATGGCATCTCCATAAAGTACAAGATATGCTGTTGATTAGAGAACTCGTCTGTACAAGGGGGCGCTGGGAACAGTTCTGGGCCTTTTACGATCAAATTAGAGCCTAA
- a CDS encoding FG-GAP repeat domain-containing protein, with product MMQKTNRLFVLAILILSVNLRLYAQFGEEKILTQCEICGLQSLQSLDLNGDGNLDIVGTTNFNDALFWLKNDGKNNFSDTIILSSKFIGIVDGQWVDFDKDGDIDFLGAASSPTVANNAKHFMFIKNRGNGTFSDPEFFINFNISLEKLFLGDVDGDQDIDVVALASNLDQILVYKNGGNGLIHSVYSVIVASDVKMVGLEDFDQDKDLDILVHFYNQVNWEIAFLPNNGSGVFTLQRPSLRESLNFVSFSGLMDLNKDGLLDLVYTTPGNLLIQMNAGSGKLQNFTQSLTIRGGESVKLIKYADIDKDNDVDILMVVNKNSVSEFDFRSDIVWLKNEGDGTFLSTNVLITAPSNIVRFDLADFNKDQNLDILYGISGFDGILLGFNNGANAYSVRTLKVAAHGWITSISAEDIDGDRQNDIIATSAFDGKLTWYKNLGRHEFSEQKIISSAQLGVKLAIPVDLDGDNIKDLFTYYQLPDSRLSWYKNFGNGIFSNELIIYKNPNEYLSEYIVITDLDNDGDNDIVTGLRSRQVLAWYQNNGKGEFLPPQQIDDFKNVLSNLNGIQVADLDGNQLPDIVAAIYPGYLIWYKNKGAGAFTSQTMISKGLPGLPFNYRIVDIDQDKDNDIVAVAYNLFLLFENDGTGNFVEKQLINDLREPVISDLKIEDLDNDGDVDILVGTESYGDLVIWYQNDGKQHFTKQTIYKGKGLRALVATGDLDNDADLDVIFAERQFNKLGWYENLVKSSTTSSHFLQNQLKYQRVRL from the coding sequence ATGATGCAAAAAACTAATAGACTATTCGTTTTGGCCATCTTGATACTGAGCGTTAATCTTAGATTATATGCTCAGTTTGGAGAAGAAAAAATATTGACACAATGTGAAATCTGCGGCTTGCAGTCCTTACAGTCATTGGATTTAAATGGGGATGGCAATCTCGATATTGTAGGGACGACAAATTTTAATGATGCTTTATTCTGGCTTAAGAACGATGGGAAGAACAATTTTTCTGATACGATTATCCTGAGTTCAAAATTTATTGGTATTGTTGATGGACAATGGGTTGATTTTGATAAAGATGGTGATATAGATTTTTTAGGGGCAGCTTCCTCTCCAACTGTGGCGAACAATGCCAAGCACTTCATGTTCATTAAAAACAGGGGTAATGGTACATTTTCTGACCCTGAGTTTTTTATAAATTTCAACATTAGCCTGGAGAAACTTTTCCTTGGAGATGTTGATGGGGATCAAGACATTGATGTAGTAGCACTAGCTTCTAACCTCGATCAAATACTTGTGTATAAAAATGGTGGTAATGGGCTCATTCATTCTGTTTACAGCGTGATTGTTGCCTCGGATGTCAAAATGGTAGGACTTGAGGATTTTGATCAGGATAAAGATCTGGATATTTTGGTGCATTTTTATAATCAAGTCAATTGGGAGATTGCTTTTTTACCGAATAACGGTTCAGGGGTGTTTACATTGCAACGGCCATCACTGAGGGAAAGCCTAAATTTCGTTAGTTTTTCAGGTCTGATGGATTTGAACAAAGATGGTCTCCTTGATCTAGTTTATACTACCCCAGGAAATTTGCTCATACAAATGAATGCGGGTAGTGGCAAGCTTCAAAATTTCACTCAGTCACTTACAATCCGTGGTGGTGAAAGTGTAAAATTGATAAAGTATGCAGACATAGATAAAGATAACGATGTTGATATATTGATGGTTGTCAACAAAAATTCGGTAAGTGAGTTTGATTTTCGGAGTGATATCGTTTGGCTGAAAAATGAGGGCGATGGGACTTTTTTGTCTACAAACGTACTAATAACAGCTCCTTCAAACATCGTAAGATTTGACCTTGCGGATTTTAATAAAGATCAAAACTTGGACATACTCTATGGTATATCAGGATTTGATGGCATCTTGCTGGGATTCAATAATGGGGCTAATGCCTATAGTGTTCGCACCCTGAAAGTTGCAGCACATGGGTGGATAACCTCAATTTCTGCTGAAGACATAGATGGTGATCGCCAAAATGATATTATTGCGACTTCTGCATTTGATGGAAAATTGACTTGGTATAAAAATTTAGGTAGGCATGAATTTTCTGAGCAAAAAATCATATCAAGCGCTCAACTGGGTGTGAAACTGGCCATACCTGTTGATCTGGATGGCGACAACATTAAGGATTTGTTTACCTATTATCAACTCCCTGATTCTCGCTTATCCTGGTATAAAAACTTTGGTAACGGCATCTTTTCGAATGAGCTGATCATTTATAAAAACCCCAATGAATACTTATCGGAATACATAGTGATAACGGATTTGGACAACGATGGAGACAACGATATTGTAACAGGACTTAGATCAAGGCAAGTCTTGGCTTGGTACCAAAACAATGGAAAAGGCGAGTTTTTGCCCCCTCAACAGATTGATGATTTTAAAAACGTTCTATCCAATTTAAATGGCATACAAGTGGCTGATTTAGATGGAAATCAATTGCCGGATATTGTTGCTGCCATTTATCCTGGATACTTGATATGGTACAAAAATAAGGGCGCAGGTGCATTTACCTCCCAAACTATGATCAGTAAAGGTCTACCTGGACTACCATTTAACTATCGTATAGTAGACATTGACCAGGATAAAGACAATGACATAGTAGCTGTTGCCTATAATTTATTTTTATTGTTTGAAAATGACGGCACTGGCAATTTTGTCGAAAAACAACTTATCAACGATCTTAGAGAGCCCGTGATTTCCGATTTAAAAATTGAAGATCTTGATAACGATGGCGACGTGGATATTTTAGTAGGAACTGAAAGCTATGGGGATCTAGTGATTTGGTACCAAAACGACGGCAAGCAACATTTCACCAAACAAACTATTTACAAAGGTAAAGGCCTTCGTGCATTGGTGGCTACAGGTGATTTAGACAATGATGCAGATTTAGACGTGATTTTTGCTGAACGCCAATTCAACAAGCTTGGATGGTATGAAAACCTTGTAAAGAGCTCGACTACATCTAGCCATTTTTTACAAAATCAACTAAAGTACCAACGGGTGCGGCTCTAG
- a CDS encoding acetoacetate--CoA ligase produces the protein MNNRLLWTPAPEWVAQTHLSHYLQWLEQKSGYGIAADYQKAWEWSTTQPADFWASLVDYFDLPWTYSEVMQGEMPHTRWFEGAMLNYAEAIFQRADDRFPAILFQAEHLPVQEISWVELRGQVASLRAHLLSLGVQPGDRIVGYLPNIPQATVALLATLSLGAVWSCCSPDFGASSVLERFVQIEPKVLIAVNAYPYGGKRFDRRDDVRNLQANLPSLLNTVLIPYLEEFALDLPQSSSWPEIMQNQNAALMFTQVPFDHPIWVLYSSGTTGLPKAITHSHGGMLLEHLKYIHFHNDVQPGERFFWYTTTGWMMWNFVQAALLARATIVLYDGSPGYPDMNVLWKMAAELKLNHFGTSAAYILSCMKAGIDPASFGLNSLRSLGVTGSPLPHEGFAWVYEKVKSDLWLCSISGGTDVCTAFVGGNPLWPVYEGEIQCRTLGCAMESWDEAGQPLTDAVGEMVITQPMPCMPIKFWNDPDFSKYSASYFDTYPGVWRHGDWLQITPHQSLIILGRSDATLNRQGIRIGTSEIYRSVEKLPEIRDSLIVNIEQEDGTSVMPLFVVLAEGVVLDEALQKKIANTLRTDFSPRHVPDRVIAVPEIPYTLSGKKMELPVKKLLMGKSIETSVNKDAMRNPAALEVFKGMSLK, from the coding sequence ATGAACAACCGCCTCCTCTGGACTCCGGCTCCCGAATGGGTTGCACAAACCCACCTTTCGCATTACCTCCAGTGGTTGGAGCAAAAATCTGGCTACGGGATTGCCGCCGATTACCAAAAAGCCTGGGAATGGTCAACTACCCAGCCCGCCGATTTTTGGGCTTCGCTGGTGGACTACTTTGATCTGCCCTGGACGTACTCAGAGGTCATGCAGGGCGAAATGCCCCACACCCGTTGGTTTGAAGGCGCTATGCTCAACTATGCCGAAGCCATTTTCCAGCGTGCCGATGATCGTTTCCCCGCCATTCTTTTTCAAGCCGAACATTTGCCCGTACAAGAAATTTCCTGGGTCGAGCTGCGCGGCCAGGTTGCGTCCCTGCGTGCGCATTTGTTAAGTCTGGGCGTACAGCCAGGTGATCGGATCGTAGGTTATTTACCGAATATCCCCCAGGCCACGGTGGCGCTTTTGGCCACATTGTCGTTGGGTGCAGTATGGTCCTGTTGTTCGCCCGATTTTGGTGCCAGCAGTGTGCTGGAGCGTTTTGTGCAGATAGAACCCAAAGTACTGATCGCTGTGAACGCCTATCCTTACGGCGGCAAACGGTTTGACCGTCGGGACGATGTGCGGAACTTACAGGCCAACCTGCCTTCTTTGTTGAATACGGTGCTGATCCCGTATTTGGAGGAATTCGCGCTGGATTTGCCCCAAAGCAGTTCCTGGCCGGAGATCATGCAAAACCAAAATGCAGCATTGATGTTTACCCAGGTGCCTTTTGACCATCCCATTTGGGTATTGTACTCCTCCGGCACCACCGGATTGCCCAAAGCCATCACCCACAGCCACGGTGGCATGTTATTGGAACACCTGAAATACATCCATTTTCACAACGATGTACAGCCTGGCGAGCGCTTCTTCTGGTACACCACAACGGGTTGGATGATGTGGAATTTTGTTCAAGCCGCCCTGCTCGCCCGTGCCACCATCGTGCTGTACGACGGCAGCCCCGGCTACCCGGACATGAACGTGTTGTGGAAAATGGCCGCCGAGCTCAAGTTGAATCATTTTGGCACCAGCGCCGCCTATATATTATCGTGTATGAAAGCGGGGATTGATCCCGCCAGTTTTGGCCTCAACAGCCTACGTTCTTTGGGCGTAACGGGTTCGCCACTGCCACACGAAGGTTTTGCCTGGGTGTACGAAAAAGTAAAATCGGATCTCTGGCTCTGTTCCATCAGCGGAGGCACCGATGTGTGTACGGCTTTTGTGGGTGGCAACCCGCTTTGGCCCGTATACGAAGGCGAGATCCAGTGCCGTACCCTCGGCTGCGCCATGGAATCCTGGGACGAAGCGGGCCAACCTTTGACGGATGCCGTTGGCGAAATGGTGATCACCCAGCCCATGCCCTGCATGCCCATCAAATTTTGGAACGATCCCGACTTCAGCAAATACAGCGCCAGCTACTTCGATACCTACCCCGGCGTATGGCGACACGGCGACTGGCTGCAAATTACGCCGCATCAAAGCCTGATTATCCTGGGTCGCTCCGATGCTACCCTCAATCGGCAGGGCATCCGCATTGGCACCAGCGAAATTTACCGCTCAGTGGAAAAATTACCCGAAATCCGCGATAGTTTGATTGTGAACATTGAGCAGGAAGATGGCACTTCGGTGATGCCGCTGTTTGTGGTGCTGGCCGAGGGTGTGGTTTTGGATGAGGCGCTGCAAAAAAAGATTGCAAACACCTTGCGAACCGACTTTTCACCGCGTCATGTGCCGGATCGGGTGATTGCGGTGCCAGAAATTCCGTATACTTTGAGTGGGAAAAAGATGGAATTGCCGGTGAAAAAGTTGTTGATGGGAAAGTCGATTGAGACTTCGGTGAATAAAGATGCGATGCGGAATCCGGCGGCGCTGGAGGTGTTTAAGGGGATGAGCCTTAAATGA
- a CDS encoding HU family DNA-binding protein — MNKGDLINKIAEGAKITKAQATDALNAVLDSIAAELKGDGKVTLIGFGTFSVSKRDARSGRNPQTGQTITIDAKKVVKFKPGKELSDSVN; from the coding sequence ATGAATAAAGGAGATCTGATTAACAAAATTGCTGAAGGCGCGAAGATCACCAAAGCCCAAGCAACTGACGCGCTTAACGCCGTTTTGGACAGCATTGCCGCTGAATTGAAAGGAGATGGAAAAGTTACACTGATTGGCTTCGGTACTTTCTCCGTATCTAAACGTGACGCTCGCTCTGGCCGCAACCCACAAACTGGTCAAACAATCACAATTGACGCCAAAAAAGTGGTAAAATTCAAGCCTGGCAAGGAACTTTCTGACTCTGTTAACTAA
- the mce gene encoding methylmalonyl-CoA epimerase, translating to MILRLEHIGIAVKDLAASNELFEKLLGEQPYKEEEVASEFVKTSFFQTGEAKIELLEATHPDSAIAKFLEKKPEGLHHIAFEVDDIHAEMERLRTEGFQLLNTEPKKGADNKLVCFIHPKSANGVLLELCQSI from the coding sequence ATGATTCTTCGCCTTGAACACATTGGCATCGCCGTAAAAGACCTGGCCGCCAGCAATGAACTCTTCGAAAAACTATTGGGAGAGCAACCTTATAAAGAAGAAGAAGTGGCTTCCGAATTTGTCAAAACCTCGTTTTTCCAAACCGGTGAAGCGAAAATCGAATTGCTGGAAGCAACCCATCCCGACAGCGCCATCGCCAAATTTTTGGAAAAAAAGCCGGAAGGTTTGCACCATATTGCCTTTGAGGTTGATGACATTCACGCGGAAATGGAACGCCTGCGGACAGAAGGTTTCCAATTGCTCAATACAGAACCCAAAAAAGGTGCAGACAATAAGCTGGTTTGTTTCATCCACCCCAAGTCGGCCAACGGTGTTTTGTTGGAACTGTGTCAATCGATTTAG
- a CDS encoding ribose-phosphate pyrophosphokinase has product MVEVKILSGANSSYLAEKIADYYGNPLGDVKIHRFSDGEMQPVINESVRGAYVFFIQSTFPPAENLMELLLLIDAAKRASAGYITAVIPYFGYARQDRKDQPRVPISAKLIANLLEAAGANRIMTMDFHADQIQGFFDIPVDHLKSEAIYIPYLHEQGLDNVIFASPDVGGVKRTRAYSKHFHTDLVICDKYREKANEVAGMTVIGNVEGRDVVLVDDMVDTAGTLCRAAEIIMKKGATSVRAICTHPILSGKAYENIENSALTELIVSDTIPLKQSSPKIKVLSTAKLFARAIRNTHEHRSISALFVE; this is encoded by the coding sequence ATGGTTGAAGTAAAAATACTATCGGGAGCCAACTCCAGTTATTTGGCGGAAAAAATAGCTGATTATTACGGGAATCCGCTTGGTGACGTCAAAATCCATCGCTTCAGCGATGGTGAAATGCAACCGGTGATCAATGAATCGGTACGGGGTGCCTACGTTTTTTTCATCCAATCCACTTTTCCTCCTGCTGAAAACCTGATGGAACTGCTGCTTTTGATCGATGCGGCCAAGCGGGCTTCAGCAGGTTACATCACTGCGGTGATTCCCTACTTTGGCTACGCCCGCCAGGATCGCAAAGACCAACCACGGGTGCCCATTTCCGCAAAATTGATCGCCAATCTGCTGGAGGCCGCTGGTGCCAACCGCATCATGACCATGGACTTCCACGCCGATCAAATCCAGGGTTTTTTCGATATCCCGGTGGATCACCTCAAAAGTGAAGCCATATATATACCCTACCTGCACGAACAAGGACTGGACAATGTCATTTTTGCCTCGCCTGACGTCGGTGGGGTAAAAAGAACCCGGGCCTATTCCAAACATTTCCATACCGACCTGGTCATTTGTGACAAATACCGGGAAAAAGCCAATGAAGTAGCGGGAATGACGGTGATCGGAAATGTGGAAGGTCGGGATGTAGTGCTTGTTGACGACATGGTGGACACCGCTGGTACCCTCTGCCGCGCGGCTGAAATCATCATGAAAAAAGGGGCAACCAGTGTACGCGCCATTTGTACGCACCCTATTTTGTCGGGCAAAGCGTACGAAAACATTGAAAATTCAGCGCTGACTGAATTGATTGTGAGCGATACCATTCCTTTGAAACAATCGTCGCCAAAGATTAAGGTGCTGTCTACGGCCAAACTTTTTGCACGGGCCATTCGGAATACGCATGAGCATCGGTCGATATCGGCGTTGTTTGTGGAATAA
- a CDS encoding 50S ribosomal protein L25: METIAITGQSRTGLGKKPSKDLRNDGRIPCVLYGGQDVVHFSVTLNDVKNLIYTPDFRVANLTVDGATYRCIVKDYQLHPLTSQLTHIDFLSLVEGQKVKLEVPVRTKGVSPGVKLGGKLQIKLRRAKVKTLPEQMVTELYIDITSMDLGHSLRVRDIIVPEGIELLNAPSIPVVTIEIPRALRSAAAAEAKETGKKKK; encoded by the coding sequence ATGGAAACAATCGCTATCACGGGTCAGTCCAGAACTGGCTTAGGCAAAAAACCTTCCAAAGATTTGCGGAACGATGGCCGAATCCCGTGTGTATTGTACGGAGGGCAGGACGTAGTTCATTTTTCAGTTACACTGAACGACGTTAAGAACCTCATCTATACACCAGATTTCCGCGTTGCAAATCTGACTGTTGACGGTGCAACCTACCGTTGCATTGTGAAAGATTACCAGCTTCACCCACTGACCAGCCAGTTGACCCACATCGACTTTCTGAGTTTGGTAGAAGGCCAAAAGGTAAAATTGGAAGTACCCGTTCGTACCAAAGGGGTTTCACCTGGGGTTAAACTGGGGGGTAAATTGCAGATCAAACTGCGTCGGGCAAAAGTCAAAACCTTACCAGAACAAATGGTTACCGAGCTTTACATCGACATCACTTCGATGGACCTGGGTCATTCTCTACGGGTACGTGACATCATTGTTCCTGAAGGAATCGAGTTGCTGAATGCACCAAGTATTCCAGTGGTTACCATCGAAATTCCACGTGCATTGCGTTCTGCTGCTGCTGCTGAAGCAAAAGAAACAGGCAAGAAGAAAAAATAA